In the Helicobacter typhlonius genome, one interval contains:
- the murG gene encoding undecaprenyldiphospho-muramoylpentapeptide beta-N-acetylglucosaminyltransferase — protein sequence MKFAITGGGTGGHLAIAKALAEAIQKSGEEAIYIGSTLGQDRAWFESSSLFTQCYFLDSVGVVNKRGLGKLKALFKQAQCVARSRKILKSHKIECVISVGGFSAGGASIASLLCAIPLFIHEQNAIKGKLNEILTPFAKAVFGSFESDSKNFIRTSYPVRDEFFTKARVRESVREILFLGGSQGAKGINDFALTLVPELLQRGIKVAHQCGERDFERMKEAYEKLGIVNDIDVFAFDTKLVERLWAADLCIGRSGASSLWEMSANGLIGIFVPYPYAAKDHQYFNALYFAKEDLGEVIRESELSAQAVLKFIESLQGEKLTQKSQQVMSKIKPYGAQEILKHIQRICGDKG from the coding sequence ATGAAGTTTGCGATTACAGGTGGAGGCACAGGAGGGCATTTGGCCATTGCTAAAGCTTTGGCAGAAGCTATACAAAAGAGCGGGGAGGAAGCTATTTATATCGGCTCGACTTTAGGGCAGGATAGGGCTTGGTTTGAATCTTCCTCACTTTTTACGCAATGCTATTTTTTAGATTCAGTAGGTGTAGTTAATAAGCGGGGTTTGGGTAAGCTCAAGGCACTTTTTAAACAAGCCCAATGCGTGGCACGCTCACGCAAGATTCTTAAATCTCATAAAATCGAATGTGTGATAAGTGTAGGTGGGTTTAGCGCAGGTGGCGCGAGTATCGCTAGTCTTTTATGTGCTATTCCGCTTTTTATCCACGAGCAAAATGCGATTAAGGGTAAGCTTAATGAGATTCTAACCCCTTTTGCAAAGGCGGTTTTTGGGAGCTTTGAATCAGATTCTAAAAATTTTATCCGCACTTCTTATCCGGTACGTGATGAGTTTTTCACAAAGGCGCGTGTGCGCGAGAGTGTGCGCGAGATATTATTTTTGGGTGGCTCACAAGGGGCAAAGGGTATTAATGACTTTGCGCTAACGCTTGTGCCCGAGCTTTTACAAAGGGGCATAAAGGTGGCTCATCAATGTGGGGAGCGGGACTTTGAGCGTATGAAGGAGGCATATGAGAAACTTGGGATTGTAAATGATATTGATGTATTCGCCTTTGATACAAAGCTTGTTGAGCGGCTGTGGGCGGCGGATTTGTGTATTGGACGCTCTGGTGCTTCAAGCTTATGGGAGATGAGTGCGAATGGGCTAATTGGTATTTTTGTGCCTTATCCTTATGCGGCAAAAGACCATCAATATTTTAATGCGCTGTATTTTGCCAAAGAGGACTTAGGAGAGGTGATAAGGGAATCCGAGCTAAGTGCTCAAGCAGTGCTGAAATTTATAGAATCTTTGCAGGGTGAGAAACTCACGCAAAAATCACAGCAGGTAATGAGCAAGATTAAGCCCTATGGCGCACAGGAGATTTTGAAGCATATTCAAAGGATTTGTGGAGATAAAGGATAA
- a CDS encoding LysE/ArgO family amino acid transporter, which yields MQDFIQGFLVAFGLISAIGAQNAFVIKSAIKKEHTFFVCFVCVLCDVIFMSLGVLGVGTMLADSVIWSKILAYGGILFLCVYGLRSLKAAFQSNQSIRLEQDNTHLSMKSTLLATLSITLLNPHMYLDTFILLGSISISTDSKIAFLLGCISASGTWFSLLGFGANALSPYFASPTAWRILDGFIACVMFAIAFSLAMYVAGI from the coding sequence ATGCAGGATTTTATACAAGGATTCTTAGTGGCATTTGGGCTCATTTCTGCCATTGGCGCACAAAATGCCTTTGTCATCAAAAGTGCTATCAAAAAGGAGCATACATTCTTTGTATGCTTCGTGTGTGTGCTATGTGATGTCATTTTTATGAGTCTTGGTGTGTTGGGCGTTGGCACAATGCTTGCAGATTCTGTCATATGGAGCAAGATTCTAGCCTATGGTGGCATTTTATTTTTATGCGTGTATGGATTGCGCTCACTTAAAGCCGCTTTTCAATCAAACCAAAGTATTCGCTTAGAGCAAGACAACACGCATTTATCGATGAAAAGCACACTTTTAGCCACATTAAGCATTACACTTTTAAATCCACATATGTATTTGGATACCTTTATCTTGCTAGGGAGTATCAGCATAAGCACAGATTCTAAAATTGCCTTTCTTTTAGGCTGTATTAGTGCTTCTGGTACGTGGTTTTCTCTGCTTGGATTTGGCGCAAATGCACTATCGCCCTACTTTGCCTCACCCACCGCGTGGAGAATCTTAGATGGATTTATAGCGTGTGTGATGTTTGCGATTGCCTTTAGCCTTGCGATGTATGTGGCGGGGATTTAG
- a CDS encoding CapA family protein — translation MRNSIKLLGIYGSLLLLLAGCSITPTAQTSQDSTAKSDIITLSFIGDNVLGDYYGSNGETLNWYFNHKIGKDYSYFFAKVKPILQSDDMTLGNLEGPLTTHNGDRMIKPFAFKGDPSYVEILKSGSVEAVNIANNHTRDYGMQGFKDTQTHLKNAKIHYSGEGVLSIYEVKGKKIGMAGHRGWNPAIKTQVKKEIESLRNMGADIVIFTFHWGEERENYPNKIQKDIGRFAIDNGADLVIGHHPHVLQGIEEYKGKKIVYSLGNFVYGGAKNPADKDSVIYQVRFAFGAKQNQLEKMSDELIYINNKKVQKIAKMQQWSELHSFVPVMISGAKTYNNYQPIIAQEADKERIIKRMNTYSAPLN, via the coding sequence ATGCGTAACTCTATAAAACTTTTGGGAATCTATGGTTCACTGCTTTTGTTGTTAGCGGGGTGTAGTATAACGCCTACCGCGCAAACTTCACAAGATTCTACTGCAAAAAGCGATATTATCACGCTTAGCTTTATTGGCGATAATGTGCTTGGCGACTACTATGGGAGCAATGGCGAGACGCTTAATTGGTATTTTAATCACAAAATAGGCAAGGATTATAGCTATTTCTTTGCAAAAGTTAAGCCCATTTTGCAAAGCGATGATATGACTTTGGGGAATCTCGAAGGACCGCTCACTACACATAATGGGGATAGAATGATTAAGCCCTTTGCCTTTAAAGGCGACCCAAGCTATGTAGAGATTCTTAAAAGTGGTAGTGTGGAGGCGGTAAATATCGCTAATAATCACACGCGCGATTATGGAATGCAAGGATTCAAAGATACCCAAACGCACCTCAAAAACGCAAAGATTCATTACAGCGGCGAGGGCGTATTAAGCATTTATGAGGTGAAAGGCAAAAAAATTGGTATGGCGGGACATCGCGGGTGGAATCCAGCGATAAAAACGCAAGTAAAAAAAGAAATAGAATCTTTGCGTAATATGGGCGCGGATATTGTTATTTTCACTTTCCATTGGGGAGAGGAGAGGGAGAATTACCCAAACAAGATTCAAAAAGACATCGGGCGGTTTGCTATTGATAATGGAGCGGATTTAGTCATCGGGCATCACCCGCACGTGTTGCAGGGCATAGAGGAGTATAAGGGCAAAAAAATTGTATATAGCCTTGGAAACTTCGTCTATGGTGGGGCGAAAAATCCAGCCGATAAAGATAGCGTGATTTATCAAGTGCGTTTTGCCTTTGGCGCGAAGCAAAATCAACTTGAAAAAATGAGTGATGAGCTGATTTATATCAATAACAAAAAAGTGCAAAAAATCGCTAAAATGCAACAATGGAGCGAACTGCATAGCTTTGTGCCTGTAATGATTAGCGGGGCAAAGACATATAATAACTATCAACCTATAATTGCGCAAGAAGCAGACAAAGAGCGTATTATTAAAAGAATGAATACTTATAGCGCACCATTAAACTAG
- a CDS encoding exodeoxyribonuclease III, which produces MKLISWNVNGLRACINKGFMDFFREIDADVFCIQESKMYKEQADFSFEGYHNFWNSAEKKGYSGVVVLSKNEPLKVEYDMGIAHHDKEGRIIRAEYPHFHLVNVYTPNAKRELERLEYRMEWEDDFRAFVVNLSKSKPVVICGDLNVAHKEIDLKNPKTNRRNAGFTDEERGKMSELLESGFVDTFRYLYPEREGAYSWWSYMGKARENNTGWRIDYFLCSQNLQSHIKEASIYPHIFGSDHCPVGLELDLV; this is translated from the coding sequence ATGAAACTTATCTCGTGGAATGTCAATGGGTTGCGTGCGTGTATAAATAAGGGATTTATGGATTTTTTTAGAGAAATTGATGCCGATGTGTTTTGTATTCAAGAATCTAAAATGTATAAGGAACAAGCAGATTTTAGCTTTGAGGGCTATCATAACTTTTGGAATAGTGCGGAAAAAAAGGGCTATTCTGGCGTAGTGGTGCTAAGCAAAAATGAGCCTTTAAAGGTAGAATATGATATGGGTATTGCTCATCACGACAAGGAGGGGCGTATTATTCGTGCAGAATATCCGCATTTTCATCTTGTCAATGTCTATACGCCAAATGCCAAGCGAGAGCTAGAGCGGCTGGAGTATAGAATGGAGTGGGAAGATGACTTTCGCGCTTTTGTTGTGAATCTCTCCAAAAGTAAGCCTGTGGTGATTTGCGGGGATTTGAATGTCGCCCACAAAGAGATTGATTTGAAAAACCCAAAGACTAATCGCAGAAATGCGGGATTCACAGATGAGGAGCGAGGCAAGATGAGTGAGCTTTTAGAATCTGGCTTTGTGGATACTTTTAGGTATTTATACCCCGAGCGCGAGGGCGCATACAGCTGGTGGAGCTATATGGGAAAGGCGCGAGAGAATAACACGGGTTGGCGCATTGATTATTTCTTATGTTCTCAAAATCTGCAATCACATATTAAAGAAGCGAGTATTTATCCTCATATTTTTGGGAGCGACCACTGCCCAGTGGGCTTAGAGCTTGATTTAGTTTAG
- a CDS encoding uracil-DNA glycosylase family protein, whose protein sequence is MKAQILKMLQLKLLYGQYACGERYVMPLHHPTPYQPLHNDLESVIKNCSLCNRIKHCKEPIVGLCNPQSQLCFISETPLVDENGIFVQNKSAIMLENIITRVFGLSKHQVSILSLIKCSGNPYIEKSEILSCMGFCLSQLQKITPKVCILLGNQVVEHILGVHLEAGRILWHNNRIFLMTYSLNELVRNPSLKKEAHTHFLLAKGQI, encoded by the coding sequence ATGAAGGCACAGATTCTTAAAATGCTTCAACTTAAACTGCTGTATGGGCAGTATGCTTGTGGGGAACGATATGTGATGCCCTTGCACCACCCCACCCCTTATCAGCCCTTGCATAATGATTTAGAATCCGTTATCAAAAACTGCTCCTTGTGTAATCGCATTAAGCATTGCAAAGAACCGATTGTGGGGCTTTGTAACCCACAATCACAACTTTGTTTTATTAGTGAAACCCCACTTGTTGATGAAAATGGCATATTCGTGCAAAATAAAAGTGCCATAATGCTAGAAAATATCATCACACGCGTTTTTGGACTTTCAAAACATCAGGTATCGATTTTATCACTCATAAAATGTAGCGGGAATCCATACATAGAAAAGAGCGAAATTCTATCCTGTATGGGCTTTTGCCTCTCTCAACTCCAAAAAATCACACCAAAAGTATGTATATTGCTTGGAAATCAGGTCGTTGAGCATATTTTGGGGGTGCATTTAGAAGCTGGTAGAATTTTATGGCACAATAACAGAATTTTTTTGATGACTTATTCACTTAATGAGCTTGTGCGTAATCCCTCCTTGAAAAAAGAGGCGCACACGCATTTTTTACTTGCAAAAGGACAAATATGA
- a CDS encoding YkgJ family cysteine cluster protein, with product MSDYPFSFDASKCEGCGGKCCIGESGYVFASIKEMQEIAAFLALSFESFCMQYVRKVGYRFSFLEKPYQNGLACVFFDDGKCGIYALRPAQCRNFPFWESHKSLSGDDFVSLTHMCAGIRAKKEQK from the coding sequence ATGAGTGATTATCCATTTAGCTTTGATGCGAGTAAATGTGAGGGCTGTGGGGGCAAGTGCTGCATAGGAGAGAGCGGATATGTATTTGCAAGTATCAAGGAAATGCAAGAAATTGCCGCGTTTTTAGCCCTAAGCTTTGAATCTTTTTGTATGCAGTATGTGCGCAAAGTCGGGTATAGATTTTCATTCCTTGAAAAGCCATATCAAAATGGCTTGGCGTGTGTATTTTTTGATGATGGAAAATGTGGTATTTACGCGCTTCGCCCGGCGCAATGTCGCAATTTTCCATTTTGGGAATCTCATAAAAGTTTGAGCGGGGACGATTTTGTGTCCCTTACGCATATGTGTGCTGGTATAAGAGCAAAAAAGGAACAAAAATGA
- a CDS encoding tetratricopeptide repeat protein gives MKWLVSLLCCACLCYGAFDEESYLFEALDYETQSRFDKARDLYLVLYEETHKLEYLKEAVVLSSALNNPNATLGFANEYLALGGTKDIMLHKVFLDSYLKLEKTDEAIKEALIIYKSEPSVMLSDILGSLYATKGAYKEALEYLYDAYNTSKSADIAQKIITIELSLSHQKKALELLDNHIQNYGCEGKFCQFGIAIYAKFPEFDKIEYLFKRAFDENPTIENARNLILAYTHRKKFKEASEIAAQFPFKGEILLELYAAQGDYYNASLQAKYLYEKNKNPYFLALEQVYSFESLKDKKNIAQVRIIATKLKSAIKLMQTTDKPASKDEMINASLQLNSAQMGFFLNFLGYLMIDYEINVVEGVGHIKKALEISPLNPAYLDSLAWGYYKLKDCVNAQKTFGLIPKEEVLKEPELKEHKALIDKCAVR, from the coding sequence ATGAAATGGCTAGTGAGTTTGCTTTGCTGTGCGTGTTTGTGCTATGGTGCATTTGACGAGGAGAGCTATCTCTTTGAAGCACTCGATTATGAGACACAATCACGATTTGATAAGGCGCGGGATTTATATCTCGTGCTCTATGAGGAGACACATAAGCTTGAATATCTCAAAGAAGCCGTTGTGCTCTCCTCCGCGCTTAATAATCCTAACGCTACACTTGGCTTTGCAAATGAGTATCTCGCACTAGGTGGCACAAAGGACATAATGCTACATAAAGTATTTTTGGATTCCTATCTCAAGCTTGAAAAGACAGATGAAGCGATAAAAGAGGCACTCATCATTTATAAAAGTGAGCCTAGTGTGATGTTAAGCGATATTTTAGGCTCACTTTATGCTACAAAGGGCGCGTATAAAGAGGCTTTAGAGTATTTGTATGATGCGTATAATACGAGTAAGAGCGCGGATATAGCGCAAAAAATTATCACCATAGAATTATCCCTTTCGCACCAAAAAAAAGCCTTAGAATTGCTTGATAATCATATACAAAATTATGGCTGCGAGGGGAAATTCTGTCAATTTGGCATAGCTATTTATGCGAAATTCCCGGAGTTTGACAAGATAGAATATCTCTTTAAACGCGCTTTTGATGAGAATCCTACGATTGAAAATGCGCGTAATTTAATTTTGGCTTACACGCACCGCAAGAAGTTTAAAGAAGCCTCCGAGATTGCCGCGCAATTTCCATTTAAGGGTGAGATATTACTCGAGCTATACGCAGCACAGGGGGATTATTACAACGCTTCTTTGCAGGCAAAATATCTCTATGAGAAAAATAAAAATCCCTATTTTTTGGCACTTGAGCAGGTGTATAGTTTTGAATCTTTAAAAGACAAGAAAAACATTGCACAAGTGCGCATTATTGCTACAAAGCTGAAAAGTGCTATAAAACTTATGCAAACTACCGACAAACCCGCTTCAAAAGATGAAATGATTAATGCGTCTTTGCAGCTAAATAGCGCACAAATGGGATTTTTTCTCAATTTTTTGGGATATTTAATGATTGATTATGAAATTAATGTGGTTGAGGGCGTGGGACATATTAAAAAGGCATTAGAGATTTCCCCGCTCAATCCGGCGTATTTAGATTCTCTAGCGTGGGGGTATTATAAGCTCAAGGATTGTGTCAATGCCCAGAAAACCTTTGGGCTTATCCCAAAAGAGGAGGTTTTAAAAGAGCCCGAGCTCAAAGAACATAAGGCTTTGATTGATAAATGTGCGGTGCGCTAG
- a CDS encoding 6-hydroxymethylpterin diphosphokinase MptE-like protein, whose translation MDNAHQTQMQPTSLRAICQSGALHLLESYTAKRYALNMNFFASINPKLFEELKSPPAQYNVYCNGEDLNIIDVHTKNFVYPTRKKGKKLKHTMIEQNFALSSNPLNNSAYTLHTNRLALHKLDEEKLPLTAGICNPMIDMMLNEFGGANRFHLPSHFLPNMTLFGLLGGMFLQFLIEQGYYFHSLLLFEEHIDFFRISLYFVDYPLLFERVSERSCYVFVKDLLHKEFVQNYFAQRRITNNFLRLELCLYDSPKLQAVQESVAEAYAINSRGWGSFDDEMIGVKNTFINLGTNKAHLAYPILHLPQRVNAPICVVGNGPSLDMLLPFIKANAPNMIIFSCGTALKPLKNAGIEPDFQIEIERISYLKDVLQSAPLGKTTLLCGNMVQPDALALAEEAYIFMRGGSASAYFGGVKSVVEFAAPYVGNAGFALACLLSEEVIMCGLDCGYIKGKAKHAQGSYYGDEENTIPKNAYLVQGNSDYEVYADALFSLSSAMMSKAIRVFAPKLVMNIGDGAYIQGSRSTHPDEFTLREIDKNTHIQTIKSFMCADKSAVFSHEQSYTAELDAYKNEILKALKSEVNGQNRPIANKKELFLRIDSIHALTLKYSAKIPFVGVMFEGSVAHMLHTMMLCALHIPSDDIMPFYARCVEMIETALNKMIMSYKILYLANMRS comes from the coding sequence ATGGATAACGCACATCAAACACAAATGCAGCCTACAAGTCTTCGGGCTATTTGTCAAAGTGGCGCGTTACATCTTTTAGAATCTTATACTGCAAAACGATATGCACTCAATATGAATTTTTTTGCTTCAATCAACCCTAAGCTTTTTGAAGAGCTTAAATCTCCTCCTGCGCAGTATAATGTGTATTGCAATGGGGAGGATTTAAACATCATTGATGTGCATACTAAAAATTTTGTCTATCCTACGCGCAAAAAGGGCAAGAAGCTTAAACATACAATGATAGAGCAAAATTTCGCTCTATCTTCAAATCCATTGAATAATTCAGCCTATACTCTGCATACAAATCGTCTAGCCCTCCATAAACTTGACGAAGAGAAATTACCTCTCACCGCAGGGATTTGTAATCCTATGATTGATATGATGTTAAATGAGTTTGGGGGAGCAAATCGCTTTCATCTCCCCTCACATTTTTTGCCGAATATGACGCTTTTTGGGTTACTTGGTGGTATGTTTTTGCAGTTTTTGATTGAGCAGGGCTACTATTTTCATTCCTTATTGCTTTTTGAAGAGCATATAGATTTTTTTAGAATCTCACTTTATTTTGTAGATTACCCTTTGTTATTTGAGCGTGTGAGTGAGCGCTCGTGTTATGTATTTGTCAAGGATTTATTGCATAAAGAATTTGTCCAAAATTATTTTGCACAAAGAAGAATTACAAATAACTTTTTGCGCCTTGAATTATGCCTGTATGATAGTCCTAAATTACAAGCTGTGCAAGAGAGTGTCGCAGAAGCTTATGCAATAAATTCTAGGGGTTGGGGGAGCTTTGATGATGAGATGATAGGCGTAAAAAATACATTTATCAATTTGGGCACAAATAAAGCGCATCTAGCTTATCCTATTTTGCACCTACCACAGCGTGTTAATGCGCCTATATGTGTTGTAGGAAATGGACCAAGTCTTGATATGTTACTGCCTTTTATCAAAGCTAATGCGCCTAATATGATTATTTTTAGTTGTGGCACCGCGCTCAAGCCGCTTAAGAATGCAGGTATTGAGCCTGATTTTCAGATTGAGATTGAGCGTATATCTTATCTTAAAGATGTTTTACAATCCGCCCCTTTGGGTAAAACTACGCTTTTATGCGGCAATATGGTGCAACCTGACGCACTCGCTCTTGCTGAAGAGGCATATATATTTATGCGCGGTGGAAGTGCGAGTGCGTATTTTGGTGGGGTAAAAAGTGTAGTTGAATTCGCCGCACCCTATGTAGGTAATGCAGGATTCGCCCTTGCTTGTTTATTAAGTGAGGAAGTGATAATGTGTGGGCTTGATTGTGGCTACATCAAAGGTAAGGCAAAACACGCGCAGGGCTCATATTATGGCGATGAGGAGAATACGATACCTAAAAATGCCTATCTCGTGCAAGGAAATAGCGACTATGAAGTGTATGCAGACGCGCTATTTAGCCTCTCTAGTGCGATGATGAGCAAAGCGATTAGGGTTTTTGCCCCAAAACTTGTAATGAATATTGGCGATGGTGCATACATTCAGGGGAGTCGCTCCACTCATCCCGATGAATTTACCTTGCGCGAAATCGATAAAAACACGCATATACAGACAATAAAAAGCTTTATGTGTGCAGATAAAAGCGCAGTTTTCTCGCACGAGCAATCTTACACAGCAGAGCTAGACGCCTATAAAAATGAAATTCTCAAAGCACTCAAAAGCGAAGTAAATGGGCAAAATCGCCCGATAGCAAACAAAAAAGAGCTTTTTTTACGCATTGATTCTATTCACGCCCTAACCCTCAAATACTCCGCAAAAATCCCATTTGTGGGCGTGATGTTTGAAGGGAGCGTAGCACATATGCTCCATACGATGATGCTCTGTGCGCTGCATATCCCTAGCGATGATATTATGCCCTTTTATGCACGATGTGTAGAGATGATAGAAACCGCCCTTAACAAAATGATAATGAGTTATAAAATCCTTTATCTTGCAAATATGCGCTCATAA
- a CDS encoding M24 family metallopeptidase produces MRNSHSLPYLSLDENAQYYECGFSCDNAVVVRVEESRFFITDSRYTLEAKELCKPRTEVIESANFIQSVQEVLQKLHIHKIVFNPQELSVQMYEKLKNALEKHKCEIIPQENFHQKLRICKSEQEIALIKTSQKLNKKAFKRFGMHLNKIVKKSPSEKALHYQAMQFLSHFGEYELSFEPIVGINANGAKPHALPNAKCYLAKNDILLFDAGIKYKRYCSDMTRTAAIKGEIHFGKKQKFKNPKYQKIYDIVLKAQEEAISKARSGMSGKQIDALARNIIEKSGYGAYFVHSTGHGVGLDIHELPRISRLSEECVEDGMVFSVEPGIYLPQEFGVRIEDLVVMKNGRAEVL; encoded by the coding sequence ATGAGAAACTCTCACTCTCTGCCTTATCTTAGCCTTGATGAGAATGCGCAGTATTACGAATGTGGCTTTAGCTGCGATAATGCAGTTGTCGTGCGCGTGGAGGAGAGCAGATTTTTTATTACAGATTCTCGTTATACCCTTGAAGCCAAAGAATTATGCAAACCACGCACCGAAGTGATAGAATCTGCGAATTTTATACAAAGCGTGCAAGAAGTGCTACAAAAGCTCCATATACATAAAATAGTGTTTAACCCCCAAGAGCTAAGTGTGCAGATGTATGAAAAGCTTAAAAATGCGCTTGAGAAGCACAAATGTGAGATTATTCCACAAGAGAATTTTCATCAAAAGCTTAGAATCTGCAAAAGCGAGCAAGAGATTGCCCTTATTAAAACATCACAAAAGCTTAACAAAAAGGCATTTAAACGATTTGGCATGCATTTAAATAAGATTGTTAAAAAATCTCCAAGTGAAAAAGCACTACATTATCAGGCTATGCAGTTTTTGAGCCATTTTGGGGAGTATGAACTAAGCTTTGAACCAATTGTTGGCATTAATGCTAATGGAGCAAAGCCCCACGCTTTGCCCAATGCAAAGTGTTATTTGGCAAAAAATGATATTTTGCTTTTTGATGCTGGAATAAAATATAAAAGATATTGTTCAGATATGACGCGCACAGCTGCTATTAAAGGTGAGATACATTTTGGCAAGAAGCAAAAATTTAAAAATCCAAAGTATCAAAAAATCTATGATATTGTTTTAAAAGCCCAAGAAGAAGCCATTTCAAAGGCAAGAAGTGGTATGAGTGGCAAGCAGATAGACGCTCTAGCGCGTAATATCATTGAAAAAAGTGGCTATGGCGCATATTTCGTGCATAGCACAGGACACGGCGTGGGGCTTGATATACACGAGTTGCCGCGTATTTCACGCCTAAGTGAGGAATGTGTAGAGGATGGTATGGTATTTTCTGTTGAGCCCGGTATTTATCTCCCACAGGAATTTGGTGTGCGAATTGAGGATTTAGTGGTGATGAAAAATGGACGCGCAGAGGTGCTATAA
- the aroQ gene encoding type II 3-dehydroquinate dehydratase, with product MKFLIIQGPNLNILGHREPHIYGNFTLEQIHTNLQAQAKQNNAELEFFQSNFEGEIIDKLQECIGGEYAGVIINPAAFTHTSIAIADAIASCGVPVIEVHISNIHAREDFRSKSYTGAVSAGVITGFGAFGYHLALMGILQIANEIAALKAQQNNQNA from the coding sequence ATGAAGTTTCTTATCATTCAAGGACCAAATCTCAATATTTTAGGGCATCGCGAGCCACATATCTATGGGAATTTCACACTAGAGCAAATTCACACTAATCTTCAAGCCCAAGCCAAACAAAATAATGCAGAGCTAGAGTTTTTTCAAAGCAATTTTGAGGGTGAAATCATTGATAAACTCCAAGAGTGTATCGGTGGAGAATATGCGGGTGTGATTATCAATCCTGCTGCCTTTACGCACACTTCTATTGCCATTGCTGATGCGATTGCAAGCTGCGGTGTGCCAGTGATTGAAGTGCATATTAGTAATATCCACGCTAGAGAGGATTTTCGCTCCAAAAGCTACACAGGTGCAGTGAGCGCGGGTGTAATTACAGGTTTTGGTGCATTTGGCTATCATTTAGCTCTTATGGGAATCTTACAAATTGCAAATGAAATTGCCGCCCTCAAAGCACAGCAAAATAACCAAAACGCCTAA
- a CDS encoding helix-turn-helix domain-containing protein, protein MQKIQDEFIDNAYRIIGLNVKKARELKGLTQLELSLAIGHKSVSVVSCAEIYHKKQHFNIEHLLKIAQVLEVNIQNFFEGL, encoded by the coding sequence ATGCAAAAGATACAAGATGAATTTATAGACAATGCGTATAGAATCATAGGTTTAAATGTCAAAAAAGCAAGGGAATTAAAAGGTTTAACCCAGCTTGAACTTTCCTTAGCTATAGGGCACAAATCAGTAAGCGTTGTGTCCTGTGCTGAAATCTACCACAAGAAGCAGCATTTTAATATAGAGCATTTGCTTAAAATCGCTCAAGTTTTAGAAGTAAATATACAAAATTTTTTTGAGGGTTTATAG